Proteins from a genomic interval of Methanoplanus endosymbiosus:
- a CDS encoding AAA family ATPase — protein MNKESIEEGIKDLASVCDQIRDITGSYIVGNQNLVETILIGVLSDGHVLIEGVPGTAKTTIVKLVSIMLGCESRRLQCAVDTQPSDIIGIRIWNQRENEFEFKRGPVFTNILLIDEINRLPPRSQSAFIEAMSERQVTVDGRGVKLNKPFFTIATQNPFEQEGTFPLIEAQKDRFMFSINSKYLNADDELEIISREHKGSLNWSYISEKVQPLLSAEKIDRGTKAVREINVEPPVLGYIRDIVIATRKHGDVRLGASSRGSIALLRGSKALAAINGRTYVTPDDVKAVAHRVLQHRIILRYESEISSITTADVVDQILGTIEVP, from the coding sequence ATGAATAAAGAATCAATAGAAGAAGGAATAAAAGATCTTGCATCTGTCTGCGATCAGATCCGGGACATCACAGGTTCATATATTGTAGGCAACCAGAACCTTGTTGAGACTATACTTATCGGAGTTTTAAGCGATGGCCATGTCTTAATTGAGGGTGTGCCGGGCACAGCCAAAACAACGATTGTAAAACTCGTCTCCATCATGCTTGGATGTGAGAGCAGAAGGCTTCAGTGTGCGGTTGATACCCAGCCGTCAGATATTATCGGTATCAGGATCTGGAACCAGAGGGAGAATGAGTTCGAGTTTAAGAGAGGGCCTGTATTTACCAATATTCTGCTCATTGATGAGATAAACCGCCTTCCGCCACGGAGTCAGAGTGCATTTATTGAGGCGATGAGTGAGAGGCAGGTCACTGTTGACGGCCGCGGTGTAAAGCTCAATAAACCCTTCTTTACAATTGCCACACAGAATCCCTTTGAACAGGAGGGAACATTCCCGCTCATTGAGGCGCAGAAGGACAGATTTATGTTCTCAATCAATTCAAAGTATCTTAATGCGGATGACGAACTTGAGATAATCTCACGTGAGCATAAAGGCTCTCTTAACTGGAGTTATATCTCAGAGAAAGTACAGCCACTATTATCTGCTGAAAAGATCGACAGGGGCACAAAAGCTGTAAGGGAGATCAATGTGGAACCGCCTGTTCTTGGATATATCCGTGACATTGTTATTGCCACCCGGAAACATGGGGATGTCAGGCTTGGTGCAAGTTCGAGAGGTTCAATTGCACTTCTAAGGGGTTCTAAAGCCCTTGCAGCGATAAACGGGCGGACATATGTCACTCCGGATGATGTCAAGGCAGTTGCCCACCGTGTACTTCAGCACAGAATTATTCTCAGATATGAATCTGAGATCAGCAGTATAACCACGGCTGATGTCGTTGATCAGATACTCGGAACTATAGAGGTGCCCTGA